From a region of the Thermoplasmata archaeon genome:
- a CDS encoding signal recognition particle protein Srp54, translating into MVLESLAGSLRDTLRKIVNAPHIDAALIKEVVKEIQRALLLADVSAPLVVKLTRELERRALTERPPAGMSSRDHVIRIIYEELVRILGETREIPLKKHVIMMVGLYGQGKTTTAAKLALYFKKRGMRVALIAGDTHRPAAYEQLTQLGEKIGVPVYGEPGETRAPKIVREGMEKFGDYDIIIIDTSGRHSLEAELVEEMKRIANVARPDEKFLVIDAVMGQAAGPQAKAFHEAIQLTGVIITKMDGTAKAGGALSAVQATGAPVVFIGTGEHIDELERFDPAGFISRLLGMGDIKALIEKAEGVVDEKTAEEAARKIMSGRFTLKDMYEQMEMLQGMGPLQKLMQLLPFGGGTSMTKEQLEQTQLRLKRFKVIMNSMTKEEMENPRIIKGTRIRRIARGAGVDMTEVKALLRHYEQSRRMIRDITSNRKKRKALMKALQVDGK; encoded by the coding sequence ATGGTCCTCGAAAGTCTGGCGGGCTCCTTGCGGGATACGCTGCGCAAGATCGTCAACGCCCCGCACATCGACGCCGCCCTTATAAAGGAGGTTGTTAAGGAAATCCAGAGGGCGCTGCTCCTAGCCGACGTCAGCGCCCCGTTGGTCGTGAAGCTCACGAGGGAGCTCGAGAGGCGGGCCTTGACCGAAAGGCCGCCGGCCGGTATGAGTTCCAGGGACCACGTCATCAGAATCATCTACGAGGAGCTCGTGCGGATTCTGGGAGAGACGCGGGAGATTCCGCTGAAGAAACACGTGATTATGATGGTCGGGCTCTACGGTCAGGGCAAGACCACGACCGCCGCCAAACTCGCGCTCTACTTCAAGAAGAGGGGGATGCGCGTGGCGCTGATCGCGGGCGACACGCACCGCCCCGCCGCCTACGAGCAGCTCACGCAGCTAGGAGAGAAAATCGGTGTCCCGGTCTACGGTGAGCCGGGCGAGACCAGGGCACCGAAAATCGTGCGCGAGGGGATGGAGAAGTTCGGGGATTATGATATCATCATCATAGACACGTCCGGCAGGCACTCTCTCGAGGCGGAGCTCGTCGAGGAGATGAAGAGAATCGCCAACGTGGCCAGACCGGACGAGAAGTTCCTAGTCATAGACGCGGTAATGGGGCAGGCCGCGGGGCCGCAGGCCAAGGCCTTCCACGAAGCCATCCAGCTCACCGGTGTCATAATCACGAAGATGGACGGTACGGCCAAGGCGGGGGGAGCGCTGAGCGCGGTCCAGGCCACGGGGGCGCCGGTGGTCTTCATCGGCACGGGGGAGCACATAGACGAGCTCGAGAGGTTCGACCCCGCGGGCTTCATCTCCAGACTGCTCGGTATGGGGGACATCAAGGCCCTTATCGAGAAGGCCGAGGGGGTCGTGGACGAGAAGACGGCGGAGGAGGCCGCGAGGAAAATCATGTCCGGGAGGTTCACTCTGAAGGACATGTACGAGCAGATGGAGATGCTGCAGGGGATGGGGCCTCTGCAGAAGCTGATGCAGCTCCTGCCCTTCGGGGGAGGAACCTCGATGACCAAGGAGCAGCTCGAGCAGACCCAGCTTAGGCTGAAGCGGTTCAAGGTGATCATGAACTCGATGACCAAGGAGGAGATGGAGAACCCGAGAATCATCAAAGGCACCAGGATTAGAAGAATCGCTCGCGGCGCCGGAGTGGACATGACGGAAGTGAAGGCGCTCCTGAGGCACTACGAGCAGTCGAGGAGGATGATCCGGGACATCACGAGCAATAGGAAAAAGCGCAAGGCACTGATGAAGGCGCTTCAAGTGGACGGGAAGTGA
- a CDS encoding tetratricopeptide repeat protein → MSPSAKLVGREKELALLRGLLERALKGEGSLALIEGEAGVGKTRLVTELAAEARERGFTFLQGRCTEGSGPYFPFVSAFSDTSTVEGLLLIYRDGRVIAHWSRRADFAADAEVVSGMLSAIQDFITQSFRTGQAGALREIKHGDFELVVEHGASVFLVAMVSGPRPLGLPQEMREVLEAVQARYSAALEKWDGAVDRFSGVEELLAELVALRRYGIEQLSGLREEFEGSRGARADKDRERMFENVSRHITSICSERPLLLFLDDIQWMDLASLHLLHHIARATRASPAIILCTCRSEDLEVGGTVVRILRELGREKLLTRIELGRLEPDSVREMVGGILGKPISDLPEDFLERLYAETEGNPFFVEEVVRSLIEEGVLDPSRPDWSSSTSVRSIKIPSSVEDIVLGRLERLDERDRELLGLAAVAGHQFELELLSMVSGVDEIGLASALERMTRLGLVTEDLRFGHAMIREVLYKRLPPFKLTVAHRRVGFALEELHRSNPREVCSALAIHFSKGNVPVKAIEYSMMAAEVARVKYAHDEALGHCRNALSFVERLESRNSPEMMAKELAILMKLAQLCEVTADIEGWMEYSRRAVGLATSLNEPRALASAHISLGNLYVRLGEWPSALMHYGRASEVSAAVGDMAGLAIANREIGNVHFRVGDYPKAIEYHQKSIELARGIEPAAGIPILIQTYIELANVHAERGECELAVDYYQKAMDLGIRINSLYDVATAFNNIGDVYLKTGEWDYAREYFERALHIFKRLGNVMDIVVTLCNLAEAHARALETSEARAYCEEAMKYLKRLGEVELPFQLHMVFAIIHRHERQWDKSREHFEASIAALEGANMPYYLGVVYHEMGLMHRERGDAREARRCLENALQLFDRVGATRPSAVVREELKSLGD, encoded by the coding sequence ATGAGCCCCTCCGCCAAGTTAGTGGGAAGGGAGAAAGAGCTCGCCCTGCTCAGGGGCTTGCTAGAAAGGGCCCTGAAGGGAGAGGGGAGCCTTGCCCTAATCGAGGGCGAGGCGGGGGTTGGCAAGACGCGCCTTGTGACCGAGCTAGCGGCGGAGGCGCGGGAGCGCGGCTTTACGTTCCTCCAGGGCAGATGCACAGAGGGCAGCGGGCCCTATTTTCCTTTCGTCAGCGCCTTCTCCGACACAAGCACGGTCGAGGGCCTTCTACTGATATACAGGGATGGGAGGGTCATCGCCCACTGGTCCCGGAGGGCGGACTTCGCCGCCGACGCGGAGGTGGTCAGCGGTATGCTCTCCGCAATTCAGGACTTCATCACACAGTCCTTCAGGACCGGGCAGGCAGGCGCGCTCAGGGAGATCAAGCACGGCGACTTCGAGCTCGTCGTCGAGCACGGCGCGAGCGTCTTCCTCGTCGCCATGGTATCTGGCCCCCGCCCACTCGGACTCCCGCAGGAGATGAGGGAGGTACTGGAGGCCGTGCAGGCAAGGTACTCGGCCGCTCTTGAGAAGTGGGACGGAGCGGTCGACAGGTTCTCAGGCGTGGAGGAGCTTCTAGCGGAGCTCGTTGCGCTCAGGCGGTACGGCATAGAGCAGCTCAGCGGTCTCAGGGAGGAGTTCGAGGGGAGCAGGGGGGCACGCGCTGATAAGGACAGGGAGAGAATGTTCGAAAACGTCTCCCGGCACATCACGAGCATATGCTCGGAGAGGCCCCTCCTACTCTTCCTCGACGACATCCAGTGGATGGACCTGGCCTCCCTCCACCTCCTCCACCACATCGCCCGCGCCACCCGGGCCAGTCCCGCGATCATCCTCTGCACCTGCAGGAGTGAGGACCTCGAGGTGGGGGGAACGGTGGTCAGGATCTTGCGCGAGCTGGGGCGGGAGAAGCTCCTGACGAGAATTGAGCTCGGGAGGCTCGAGCCCGACTCCGTGCGAGAAATGGTCGGTGGAATTCTCGGCAAGCCCATCTCCGACCTGCCCGAGGACTTCTTGGAGAGGCTCTATGCCGAGACCGAAGGCAACCCCTTTTTTGTGGAGGAGGTGGTGAGGAGCCTGATCGAGGAGGGGGTCCTGGACCCCTCAAGGCCGGACTGGAGCTCCTCCACTTCGGTGAGAAGCATCAAAATCCCCTCCAGTGTCGAGGATATAGTTCTCGGGCGCCTTGAGAGGCTCGACGAGCGCGACAGGGAACTCCTGGGCCTAGCCGCCGTCGCCGGCCATCAGTTCGAGCTCGAGCTGCTCTCGATGGTGTCCGGAGTGGACGAGATCGGGCTGGCCTCCGCGCTGGAAAGGATGACCCGCCTCGGACTGGTTACTGAAGACCTAAGGTTCGGCCACGCGATGATTCGGGAGGTGCTCTATAAGAGGCTGCCCCCGTTCAAGCTGACGGTGGCGCACAGGCGAGTGGGGTTCGCGCTCGAAGAGCTGCATAGGAGCAACCCACGCGAGGTCTGCAGCGCCCTAGCGATTCATTTTTCCAAGGGAAACGTGCCTGTGAAGGCCATCGAATACTCGATGATGGCCGCTGAGGTGGCCAGGGTGAAGTACGCCCATGACGAGGCCCTAGGCCATTGCAGGAACGCCCTCTCCTTCGTGGAGAGGCTCGAGAGCAGGAATTCGCCGGAGATGATGGCGAAGGAGCTCGCCATTCTCATGAAGCTCGCGCAGCTTTGCGAGGTGACGGCCGACATTGAAGGATGGATGGAGTACAGCCGGAGAGCTGTGGGGCTCGCGACCTCTCTCAACGAGCCTAGGGCTCTTGCCAGTGCCCACATCTCCCTCGGCAACCTCTATGTGAGGCTGGGAGAGTGGCCCTCGGCACTCATGCACTACGGCCGCGCATCGGAGGTCTCGGCAGCGGTGGGGGATATGGCGGGCCTCGCGATCGCGAACCGCGAGATAGGCAACGTGCACTTCAGGGTCGGGGACTATCCAAAAGCGATAGAGTACCATCAAAAGAGCATTGAGCTAGCCAGGGGCATCGAGCCCGCGGCCGGCATTCCCATCCTCATCCAGACCTACATTGAGCTCGCGAATGTACACGCCGAGAGGGGCGAGTGCGAGCTGGCCGTGGACTATTACCAGAAGGCCATGGACCTTGGCATCCGGATAAACTCGCTCTACGATGTCGCCACCGCTTTCAACAATATTGGCGATGTGTACTTGAAGACGGGCGAGTGGGACTACGCCAGGGAGTACTTCGAAAGGGCCCTGCACATATTTAAAAGGCTGGGAAACGTGATGGACATCGTAGTCACGCTGTGCAACCTGGCCGAGGCCCACGCCAGGGCACTTGAGACGAGCGAGGCCCGGGCCTACTGCGAGGAGGCGATGAAATACCTCAAGCGGCTCGGCGAGGTTGAGCTCCCCTTCCAGCTCCACATGGTCTTCGCCATCATTCACAGGCACGAGAGGCAGTGGGATAAGTCCAGGGAGCACTTCGAGGCCTCCATCGCAGCCCTCGAGGGGGCGAACATGCCTTATTATTTGGGTGTCGTGTATCATGAGATGGGCCTGATGCACAGGGAGCGCGGTGACGCGAGGGAGGCCAGGCGGTGCCTCGAGAACGCCCTCCAGCTATTCGACAGGGTCGGCGCGACCCGGCCGAGTGCTGTGGTGAGGGAAGAGCTCAAAAGTCTAGGAGATTGA
- a CDS encoding tRNA (pseudouridine(54)-N(1))-methyltransferase TrmY yields MRRFVIIGHNVDPSGDFTLNDLCGGAGRLDVLLRCVSSAFFVSHGIRKDVEVYLVLPGRHGSPSLDERRSGGGSGAPVGPKTVRFSGRELRYLNPDERSTGALVRTALLKNLEGDKEIVSTPGVYVSRRSLESLARALPGPVWLVEDGEPWPRGGLPGDVTFYLSDHLDFTKEEENLLQSAGARRVSLGPTSLHSHQCITIVHWLLDGGIRGGGAPDD; encoded by the coding sequence CTGAGGCGGTTCGTTATTATCGGCCACAATGTGGACCCCTCGGGGGACTTCACCCTGAACGACCTCTGCGGGGGCGCCGGCAGGCTTGACGTCCTGCTGAGGTGTGTTTCTTCGGCGTTCTTCGTCTCGCACGGAATTCGAAAAGACGTCGAGGTCTACCTCGTGCTACCGGGCAGACACGGTTCCCCGAGCCTCGATGAGAGACGGTCGGGAGGCGGCAGTGGGGCCCCTGTAGGCCCCAAGACCGTCAGATTCTCGGGACGAGAGCTGAGATACCTCAATCCCGACGAGAGGAGCACGGGCGCTCTGGTGAGGACGGCCCTCCTAAAAAATCTTGAAGGCGATAAAGAGATAGTCTCTACTCCGGGCGTCTATGTCTCGAGGCGGAGCCTGGAGTCGCTGGCGAGAGCGCTCCCGGGCCCGGTTTGGCTTGTGGAGGATGGTGAGCCATGGCCCCGCGGGGGCCTCCCCGGAGATGTGACCTTCTACCTCAGCGACCACCTCGACTTCACAAAGGAGGAAGAGAATTTGCTCCAGAGCGCGGGGGCGAGGAGGGTGAGTCTGGGGCCGACGAGTCTCCACAGTCACCAGTGCATCACCATCGTCCACTGGCTCTTGGACGGGGGCATTCGAGGGGGAGGGGCTCCGGATGATTGA
- the pckA gene encoding phosphoenolpyruvate carboxykinase (ATP), with product MIEGGASPAGGDIESLRSQLERLGIRPLGRLRYNLPVARLVELALARSEGMLAEGGAFVVRTGKYTGRSPRDRFIVDTPAVHNKVHWGEANQPMNREKFETLLERQLDYLRGRELFVVDAFLCADPAYRIPVRVITELAWQSLFATQLCIRPGNGELPGRRPEVTLISTPGMRAVPARDGTRSECAIALELDRGIISIVATAYAGEIKKALFSYLNYILPEKGVFPMHCAANVGERGDTALFFGLSGTGKTTLSSDPSRRIIGDDEHGWSERGVFNFEGGCYAKCIGLTAEKEPMIYGAIKFGSVVENAVLNPETRRLDFSDDSITENTRAGYPLEHLPSALTCAMADHPKAILFLTADAFGVLPPVAVLTREAAVYHFLSGYTSKLAGTERGIVVPRAVFSACFGAPFMPRPPLFYAGQLYDWLKKYNTSVFLVNTGWMGGPYGEGKRIPLELTRGIVRVLLEGGLEGVPVHTDPVFNLNVPDECGELPRELLYPRKSWKRPEAYDITAMKLAWRFVENFRKFREAPSRIAEAGPRVREAGSTSE from the coding sequence ATGATTGAGGGTGGCGCCTCGCCCGCCGGCGGCGACATTGAAAGTCTCAGGTCTCAGCTCGAGAGGCTCGGCATCCGTCCCCTCGGCAGGCTCCGGTACAACCTCCCCGTGGCGAGGCTCGTGGAGCTCGCTCTAGCGCGGAGCGAGGGGATGCTGGCCGAGGGCGGTGCGTTTGTGGTCCGGACCGGCAAGTACACGGGGAGGTCGCCACGCGACAGATTCATCGTTGACACACCCGCCGTTCATAACAAGGTGCACTGGGGCGAAGCGAACCAGCCGATGAACAGGGAGAAGTTCGAAACACTGTTAGAGAGGCAGCTGGACTACCTGAGGGGCAGGGAGCTTTTCGTTGTCGACGCGTTTCTCTGCGCGGATCCAGCCTACCGGATACCTGTGCGCGTGATTACAGAGCTGGCTTGGCAGAGCCTCTTCGCCACGCAGCTCTGCATCCGCCCGGGCAATGGTGAGCTCCCCGGGCGAAGGCCCGAGGTTACCCTCATCTCGACGCCCGGCATGAGGGCTGTTCCGGCGAGGGATGGAACGAGGTCCGAGTGTGCGATTGCATTAGAACTCGATCGCGGAATCATAAGCATCGTCGCCACCGCTTACGCCGGCGAAATAAAAAAGGCGCTATTCAGCTATCTTAACTATATTCTTCCAGAGAAGGGTGTTTTCCCGATGCACTGCGCCGCCAACGTAGGCGAGAGGGGGGACACAGCCCTCTTCTTCGGTCTCTCCGGAACAGGTAAAACAACCCTCTCATCCGACCCATCCCGGAGAATAATCGGTGACGACGAGCACGGGTGGAGCGAGAGGGGAGTCTTCAATTTCGAGGGTGGGTGCTACGCTAAGTGCATAGGGCTCACGGCCGAAAAGGAGCCCATGATATACGGCGCAATAAAGTTCGGCTCGGTTGTCGAGAATGCTGTGCTGAACCCGGAGACGCGACGGCTGGACTTCAGCGACGACAGCATCACCGAGAACACGCGGGCCGGGTACCCTCTGGAGCACCTGCCGTCCGCGCTCACGTGCGCGATGGCCGACCACCCAAAAGCCATTCTCTTCCTCACTGCGGACGCCTTTGGTGTGCTCCCGCCCGTGGCGGTGCTGACCCGCGAGGCGGCGGTCTATCACTTCCTCTCAGGCTACACCAGCAAGCTCGCCGGCACCGAGCGGGGCATCGTCGTTCCTCGGGCGGTCTTCTCCGCATGCTTCGGGGCGCCCTTCATGCCTCGCCCGCCCCTGTTCTACGCGGGCCAGCTCTACGACTGGCTGAAAAAGTACAACACCTCGGTTTTTCTGGTGAACACGGGATGGATGGGCGGCCCTTACGGCGAGGGGAAGAGAATTCCCCTTGAGCTCACCCGGGGCATTGTCAGGGTGCTGCTCGAGGGAGGCCTGGAGGGTGTCCCCGTCCATACCGACCCCGTCTTCAACCTCAATGTACCGGACGAGTGCGGGGAGCTACCCCGGGAGCTGCTCTATCCCCGGAAGAGCTGGAAGAGGCCAGAGGCCTACGACATCACCGCGATGAAGCTCGCCTGGCGCTTCGTCGAGAACTTCAGAAAGTTCCGGGAGGCTCCGAGCAGAATCGCCGAGGCGGGGCCGAGAGTGAGGGAGGCCGGGAGCACTTCCGAATAA